Proteins from a genomic interval of Apteryx mantelli isolate bAptMan1 chromosome 5, bAptMan1.hap1, whole genome shotgun sequence:
- the IBSP gene encoding integrin-binding sialoprotein, whose protein sequence is MRTALLLACLVGVACAFSVKSWLRRAKSDDSEENAVLKSRHRYYLYRYAYAYPPQRRYRGSDSSEEEGDGSEEEEEDEGGPTHKGQEAVGDGAGAKAAAGGAGEAGASQKGQDCKGLAGAGTGKGPAKGGDSEDSENEDSEEEEEEEEEEEENEEEVEENGQGINGTSTNTTAGGDEAHGNGTTAAEEGNSTAGEEEEEEEEEGEEGEEEEEEEEEKEESEATTAVSTTGDEGLYATTTPGDTGYQDTTTAARDQWEYEVTVGGAESRTDDYGHEEGDARGDSYRAYEDEYGYYKGHGYDVYGQDYYYSQ, encoded by the exons ATGAGGACGGCGCTGCTCCTGGCGTGCCTCGTGGGGGTGGCCTGCGCTTTCTCG GTCAAGAGCTGGCTGCGGCGGGCCAAGTCGGACGACTCGGAGGAAAACGCG GTTTTGAAGAGCAGGCATCGGTACTACCTTTACAGATACGCATATGCCTATCCTCCACAGAGGAGGTACCGG GGCAGTGACTCATCTGAAGAAGAAGGGGACGgctccgaggaggaggaggaggacgagggg GGGCCGACCCACAAGGGCCAGGAGGCGGTGGGCGACGGGGCCGGCGCCAAAGCTGCCGCCGGAGGTGCAGGAGAGGCCGGCGCCTCGCAGAAG GgccaggactgcaaaggcctGGCGGGAGCCGGCACGGGCAAAGGTCCTGCCAAGGGCGGGGACAGCGAGGACTCTGAAAACgaggacagcgaggaggaggaggaggaggaggaggaggaggaagaaaacgaGGAGGAGGTAGAGGAGAACGGGCAGGGCATTAACGGCACAAGCACCAACACCACCGCGGGAGGAGACGAGGCTCATGGCAATGGCACCACCGCAGCTGAGGAAGGCAAcagcacagctggggaggaggaggaggaggaggaggaggagggggaagaaggggaggaggaagaggaggaagaggaggaaaaggaagaaagcgaAGCGACAACCGCCGTCAGCACCACGGGCGACGAGGGGCTTTACGCCACGACCACGCCGGGAGACACGGGCTACCAGGACACCACCACGGCGGCCAGGGACCAGTGGGAGTACGAGGTGACGGTCGGCGGCGCCGAGAGCCGCACCGACGACTATGGCCACGAGGAGGGGGACGCCCGCGGGGACAGCTACCGGGCCTACGAGGACGAGTACGGCTACTACAAGGGGCACGGCTACGACGTTTACGGCCAAGATTACTACTACAGCCAATGA